One window of Candidatus Dechloromonas phosphoritropha genomic DNA carries:
- the nhaR gene encoding transcriptional activator NhaR gives MNLRHLRNFWTVARMGGVARAAERLALTPQTISGQLRQLEEDLGAVLFRPAGRGLELTEAGRMALSYADEILQLGDEMKLTLGTRRQQPLPVLRVGITDVVPKSFAYRLLAPVGKLPEPVRLVCREGPIDLLLGELALHRLDMVVADRPMPSGLAIKGHNHKLGESALAFFAGEGVSKGKEDFPACLNNADLLLPGSGAAVRARIDQWLNEQRLTPRLMGEFDDGALMKAFGQAGAGIFPGPSLLVDEICKRYEVRRIGEVIEIREVFWLITAERRITHPAIKTVLESARAVLASD, from the coding sequence ATGAACCTGAGACACCTGAGAAATTTCTGGACGGTAGCGCGCATGGGTGGCGTTGCCCGTGCCGCCGAGCGCCTGGCGCTAACCCCACAGACGATCAGTGGCCAGCTCCGCCAGCTTGAAGAAGATCTTGGCGCCGTGCTGTTTCGTCCGGCCGGACGCGGTCTTGAGCTGACCGAGGCCGGGCGCATGGCCTTGTCCTACGCCGATGAGATTCTGCAACTCGGCGATGAAATGAAGTTGACTCTTGGCACCCGGCGGCAACAGCCGCTACCGGTATTACGGGTCGGTATCACCGATGTGGTACCCAAATCCTTCGCCTATCGCCTGTTGGCGCCGGTCGGCAAATTGCCCGAACCGGTTCGGCTGGTTTGCCGTGAAGGGCCGATTGACCTGTTGCTGGGCGAACTGGCGCTACATCGCCTCGACATGGTGGTGGCCGACCGGCCGATGCCGTCCGGCCTGGCGATCAAGGGGCACAACCACAAACTGGGTGAAAGCGCGCTGGCCTTCTTTGCCGGGGAGGGGGTAAGCAAAGGTAAGGAGGATTTCCCCGCCTGCCTGAACAATGCAGATCTGCTGCTGCCGGGGTCGGGTGCTGCGGTTCGTGCCCGGATCGATCAGTGGCTGAACGAGCAGCGACTGACGCCGCGCCTGATGGGGGAGTTCGATGACGGTGCACTAATGAAGGCGTTTGGCCAGGCGGGGGCCGGCATCTTTCCGGGACCATCGTTGCTGGTGGACGAAATTTGCAAACGCTATGAGGTGCGCCGCATTGGTGAGGTCATCGAAATACGTGAAGTGTTCTGGCTGATTACCGCAGAACGAAGAATCACCCATCCGGCGATCA